CACATTGGCCGCTTCCTCCCGGGCTGCTCGAACCGCTCATCCCACAAGGATTAAAACTCGACACATTTGACAACAAGGCTTACGTGAGCGTACTGCCGTTTGAAATGACCAACGTCCGCATGCGTTTGTTGCCCGCCATTCCAGGGGCGAGCCAGATGCAACAAATCAACATTCGAACCTATGTCCTGCGCGATAACAAGCCTGGCGTTTACTTTCTGGCCCTAGACACAAACCACCTGCCAACCGTTTGGCTCACACGGCTAATGCTTGGCTTGCCGTACCATCATGCTCAGATGAATGTGAAAAGCCGATTTGTCGGGTCAGGACGTGAAATCGAATTTTCCAGTCAACGGCTGGACGCGACAGGTCGCGGCAAAACGGACATGCATGCAGGTTCAACACCCTCTTTGCCCCTACAAAACGCTGACAGCCGGTCAAGATTGACAAGCTTGCAAACACCAAGGAGAGGAGGAACACTCCAAGTCTCCTATCAACCGTCATCTGATATTTGGCACGCGAAGCCAGGCAGTCTCGACCACTGGCTAACGGAGCGATACTGCCTATATACGGTGAACGCCGGCAAATTACTTCGAGTGGACATTCATCACCAACCGTGGCCGCTTCAATTTGCAAAGGCGAGATTCAGGCAGCAAACACTGCTTACCCCCCTAAAGGGCAAAATCGGTTTTGAACTTCCGCTAGAGGCTCCAATTCTCCACTATGCTCATCGGATCGACGCACTCTTGTGGTTGGCGCGCATCGTCAGGTGAGACCTATTCTCACGACTGACCGTCCGCTTCACGCACCGGCTTAAGACAACTCCAATGCTTGAAAGTGCACCCCTGTCAACTCTTCGGACACATCCCAGAGGCGCTTGGCAACGGCCTGGTCCATGGAGCGGTGATTGGACGTCACAATGCCAGGGTAACCGCGCATGCTATTTCGTCCACTTCGCGACGTCGGTCCGATGTACTCGCCGCCTTTTAATCCCATATCCGTAGCTGCATACAAGGTAGGCAATGCCCCCATCGCGGCACTCTGGGCAAACACGTTTGCAAGTTCTCCAACGCTCTTGCCGATCCACGATTTTCCCAGACCAAAACCAGCTGCAGTCAAATTCGTCGCCGCAAACCCGGGGTGACAGGCAACACACTTCACGTCGGCATGAATCGCTTCAAGTCTCCGCTCGAGTTCGTACGCGAACAAGAGATTGGCCAATTTACTCTGCCCATACGCTGCCCAACGCTTATACCCGCGCGTCCAGTTGAGGTCATCAAAGTTGATAACCCCTCGCGTGTGTGCAGCACTGCTGACTACGACCACACGTGCCTCTCGTGTCGCCAGGAGCGTGTCCATGAGCCGACCCGTCAAAGCAAAGTGACCGAGGTGGTTTGTCCCAAACTGCAGCTCAAAGCCGTCCTTTGTCTGGCGAAACGGTGGAACCATGACTCCGGCGTTGTTTATCAGGAGTTCGAGGGTGGTCCACCGTGAACGGTACGCGTCGGCAAAATGGTGGACGCTGTCGAGGTCAGCGAGATCGAGCTCCATCACCTCGACTTTTGCTTCTTTGAACTCCGTTTGAATTCTATCTGCCGCTTGGTTCCCCTTCGCGACGTTGCGGACGGCCAATATCACCTCGGCGCCTTTGGCCGCGAGCACTTTTGCAGCCTCAAATCCAATTCCACTGTTCGATCCGGTAATGACAACCCGCTTCCCGCTCTGATTCGGAATGCTCGTTGTGTCCCAGGTGCTTGCCATGCTGTCCGACCTCCTCACACGCTCTGCAGAGCAAAGCGCAAAGACTACGCTCTTTCAAGGATACACCAGTAAGGGCTTGCTCATAGCCTTTTCCAAAAAACTGAGTTT
The Alicyclobacillus curvatus genome window above contains:
- a CDS encoding DUF2071 domain-containing protein, which translates into the protein MKTSPENILQITSHRPYPLPSGPWVMRQTWNRLLFAHWPLPPGLLEPLIPQGLKLDTFDNKAYVSVLPFEMTNVRMRLLPAIPGASQMQQINIRTYVLRDNKPGVYFLALDTNHLPTVWLTRLMLGLPYHHAQMNVKSRFVGSGREIEFSSQRLDATGRGKTDMHAGSTPSLPLQNADSRSRLTSLQTPRRGGTLQVSYQPSSDIWHAKPGSLDHWLTERYCLYTVNAGKLLRVDIHHQPWPLQFAKARFRQQTLLTPLKGKIGFELPLEAPILHYAHRIDALLWLARIVR
- a CDS encoding SDR family oxidoreductase; the protein is MASTWDTTSIPNQSGKRVVITGSNSGIGFEAAKVLAAKGAEVILAVRNVAKGNQAADRIQTEFKEAKVEVMELDLADLDSVHHFADAYRSRWTTLELLINNAGVMVPPFRQTKDGFELQFGTNHLGHFALTGRLMDTLLATREARVVVVSSAAHTRGVINFDDLNWTRGYKRWAAYGQSKLANLLFAYELERRLEAIHADVKCVACHPGFAATNLTAAGFGLGKSWIGKSVGELANVFAQSAAMGALPTLYAATDMGLKGGEYIGPTSRSGRNSMRGYPGIVTSNHRSMDQAVAKRLWDVSEELTGVHFQALELS